In Mangifera indica cultivar Alphonso chromosome 1, CATAS_Mindica_2.1, whole genome shotgun sequence, a single genomic region encodes these proteins:
- the LOC123227521 gene encoding protein ABHD11: MAARMLKNKQGGLNLLTRFLYSSPTRSLQTLAYEEVRSSVDKPYTSTAFILHGLLGSGRNWRSFSRNLAVTLSTISPSSEWRMVMVDLRNHGQSAEIEGLAPPHDMANAANDLANLVKDKGWAWPDVLIGHSMGGKVALHFAQSCAHGEYGRSAAFPKQLWVLDSVPGEVESEKSDGEVEKVLQTLQSLPSQVPSRKWLVNHMINLGFSKSLSEWIGSNLKKSGEYETWAFNLEGAVQMFNSYRETSYWPLLEHPPQGMEIDIVRAEKSDRWDPDVLQRLEGLASRGRDGREGKVFVHVLPDSGHWVHVDNPKGLLSILSPKLASI; the protein is encoded by the exons ATGGCCGCGAGGATGTTGAAGAACAAACAGGGCGGGTTAAACCTGCTGACTCGATTTCTTTATTCATCACCAACTCGGTCGCTTCAAACTTTAGCGTACGAAGAGGTCAGATCTTCAGTAGACAAACCCTACACTTCCACAGCTTTCATTCTCCATGGCCTACTTGGATCCGGTCGTAACTGGCGCTCTTTCTCTCGAAACCTCGCTGTCACTCTCTCCACTATTTCTCCTTCATCGG AGTGGAGAATGGTGATGGTGGACTTGAGGAACCATGGGCAGTCAGCGGAGATAGAGGGACTGGCTCCACCGCATGATATGGCTAATGCTGCTAATGATTTGGCtaatttggttaaagataaagGTTGGGCTTGGCCTGATGTTTTAATTGGCCATTCCATGGGTGGTAAGGTTGCCTTGCATTTTGCCCAAAGTTGTGCTCATGGTGAATATGGTCGATCCGCTGCATTTCCCAAACAG TTGTGGGTATTGGATTCTGTACCTGGAGAAGTGGAGTCTGAAAAAAGTGATGGTGAAGTAGAGAAAGTTCTGCAGACCTTGCAAAGTTTACCTTCACAAGTTCCATCTCGaaa GTGGCTCGTGAACCACATGATTAATCTTGGGTTCTCCAAATCTTTGTCCGAGTGGATTGGAAGCAACCTCAAGAAATCTGGAGAGTATGAGACATGGGCCTTTAATCTTGAAGGTGCTGTCCAGATGTTTAATTCTTACAg GGAGACATCCTATTGGCCTCTGTTGGAGCACCCTCCACAAGGGATGGAGATAGATATTGTTCGGGCTGAGAAGAGTGACAGATGGGACCCAGATGTGCTTCAGCGACTTGAAGGCCTTGCTAGTAGAGGAAGAGATGGAAGGGAGGGTAAAGTTTTTGTACATGTTCTTCCCGATTCAGGTCATTGGGTTCATGTGGACAATCCGAAAGGACTTCTTTCGATTCTGTCTCCCAAGTTGGCCTCTATTTAA
- the LOC123227523 gene encoding 40S ribosomal protein S14-3-like has protein sequence MSKKKAREPKEENITLGPAVRDGEHVFGVAHIFASFNDTFIHVTDLSGRETLVRITGGMKVKADRDESSPYAAMLAAQDVSQRCKELGITALHIKLRATGGNKTKTPGPGAQSALRALARSGMKIGRIEDVTPIPTDSTRRKGGRRGRRL, from the exons ATG TCAAAGAAGAAAGCCAGAGAGCCTAAGGAGGAAAATATTACACTTGGACCAGCTGTACGAGACGGGGAGCATGTATTTGGTGTTGCACATATTTTTGCCTCATTTAATGATACATTCATT CATGTTACTGACTTGTCGGGAAGAGAAACGCTTGTTCGCATCACAG GTGGTATGAAGGTGAAAGCTGACAGGGATGAATCCTCTCCATATGCAGCCATGCTTGCGGCACAAGATGTTTCTCAACGATGCAAG GAGCTTGGCATAACTGCTCTTCATATCAAGCTCCGTGCTACTGGAGGGAACAAGACTAAAACGCCTGGTCCAGGTGCTCAGTCTGCACTAAGAGCCCTTGCCCGATCAGGCATGAAAATTGGTCGCATAG aGGATGTGACACCAATTCCCACTGACAGTACCCGCAGAAAAGGTGGCAGAAGGGGGAGAAGGTTGTGA